Genomic segment of Candidatus Rokuibacteriota bacterium:
GATCTCAACCGTCCCGCTCCCCGCCAGACCGGCCAGTCCCTCAGCGGTGAGCGAGGTGATGAGATTCCCGAAGCGGTCTTCCGCGATCACCTCACCCACGAGGGCGCTGCCCTCAAGCCGCGCCGTCGGGATCTCGAGGCGTGCGGGGTCGAGCACGGCCGGACCGAGGCGATCGAGCGAGGTGCCGCGGGCAAGATGGGCGGCGGCGGGGGCGAACACATCACGCCCGTGGAAGGTTCGGCTCACCGGCATCAGTCTGTAGGCCTCCTCGGTGAGAGCCACGGCTGTCCAGCCTGGCGCTCGGAGGGCGAAGCTCAAGAGGCCGTTGTCGGGGCCGACGAAGCACTGCGTCCCGGCCTGGACCCCGAGCGCCCTGCGTGCGCTCCCGACCCCGGGATCCACGACGGCCAGGTGGACAGTCCCCGCGGGGAAGAAGGGCGCCGACGCCTCGAGGGCGAGCTGGGCGCCGAGGACGTCATGGGGGGCAATCTCGTGGGTCAGGTCCACCAGGCGCGCCTCGGGGCAGATGGTGAGGATGACGCCCTTCATCACCCCGACGAAGGGATCGCGGAGCCCGAAGTCCGTGGTGAGCGTGACGATCGGGGGCATCGCCCGCTCCCCCCGTCAACGGTCGCGGCCGACCACGAAGTCCGCGATGAGCGCGAGGGTCTCTCGGTCCTCGCAGTCGGCGAAGGGGCCGAGATCCTCCTTGGCCGTCTGGGCATAGGCCCGGGCGCGCTCGAGGGCGTAGTCCACGCCCTCGTACCTGACCACCAGCGCCCGGATTTCCTCCACCTCGGCCGGAGAGGGGACGCAGCTCCTGAGCACCACCTGGATTCGCTCGCGCTCGGCCGGAGCCGCGCGGTCCAGCGCGGCGATGAGCGGC
This window contains:
- a CDS encoding SAM-dependent chlorinase/fluorinase, with amino-acid sequence MPPIVTLTTDFGLRDPFVGVMKGVILTICPEARLVDLTHEIAPHDVLGAQLALEASAPFFPAGTVHLAVVDPGVGSARRALGVQAGTQCFVGPDNGLLSFALRAPGWTAVALTEEAYRLMPVSRTFHGRDVFAPAAAHLARGTSLDRLGPAVLDPARLEIPTARLEGSALVGEVIAEDRFGNLITSLTAEGLAGLAGSGTVEIEVGAWRIGPLRSSYAEGEPGMPAPIVGSRGRLEVFVREGSALEVLQARRGTPVRAKAS